The Kribbella sp. NBC_00662 nucleotide sequence CCACTTCGGTGGGGCTTCTGCTTTTTCACCACCCAGCGGGCTTGCGGATCACGGATCCTCCACGGCCCGTCACGCTCTCGGGAAACTGGCTGGCTCCCAGGACACCGGACCGAATCTGCTTCGCGAACGTCGGTCGGCAGGTCAGCAGACGCTGGCTCGGCACCGGCTGCGGATTGAGCAGCCCCACCACCTTCCCGAGCTCGTGCCGGACGATCCGGATCGGCTCGGTCAGGTCGGAGTCGTTGCTGACGACCGCAAAGGCGTCCGCATCGTCCCGGAACGCATCGACCAGTAGGTAGGTCGCGAGGTTGACGTCAGAGCCCTTCTCTTCGGTCTTGATGACCTCGACCGTCCGCGGCCCAGAGCTGGGCGGGTTCGCAAGCATCATCCGAGTGGGCTTGGTGAGGAAACTGCCGAGGTGTACCTCCACAGTCGACAGCGTGCCGAGCGCCCGCAGATACGCCTGCTGCCGGACCGGCGCGTGCAGATTGTCAGGGCGTTCCTTCACGAGCGCCGTGAAGTACCTGATCCGCCCAAGCTCGAACCGGGGCAGTAAGAGGCTGCACATCTTCTCGAGGTTCAGCCACTTGTACGGCCGGCCCTTGAGGGAGCCGAAGTACAGGTTGAAGCCGTCGACATACACGTTGATCCGCACCGAGGCAGGCTATCCACCGCGAGCGCAGAATCTCGTGCTCTGAAATGCCCTTGTGGACAACAAGCTCGATCTGCCCCGGGATGCCCTTGGATGCCCGGCTAGACGACGCAGAAGTCGTTGCCTTCGGGGTCTTGTAGCCAGAGGTGGTCGAGGGTGGTGGAGTTTTCGGCGGGGACCTCGCGGACGAGGGTGGCGCCGGCGGTGATGAGGTTGGCGGCGGTGGTGCGGATGCGTTGTTCGCGGAGGTGCTGGGGTTCGGAGCGGCCACCGGCTACCTGGAGGTCCAGGTGGAGGCGGTTCTTCGTGGTCCGTGGCTCGGGGACCTTGAGGAACGAGATCGACGGGAGCACGCCGTTCGGGTCGGAGATCGAGGCGCCGTCGTTCCACTCGTCCTCAGGAACGTTCATCGCGGTCAGCCAGTCCTCCCAGGTGTCCCAGCCCGCGGGCGGATCCGACTCGGTGTAGCCCAGCGCCGTACACCAGAAGCGCGCGACCACCGCCGGGTCCGCACAGTCGATGGTGAGCGTCCAGTTCGTGGTCATACGACCACTCTGACGCTCACCACCGACAGATTTCAGGTACGGCGGCGGTAGGCGCGGATCGCCAGCGGGGCGAAGACCGCGACCAGACCGACCATCCAGGCCAGCGTGATCAACAGCGGCTTCTGCAGCGCACCTCCGCCCATCAAGGCACGTTCGGTGTCGACCAGGTACGTGATCGGACTGACCTTGGTGAACGCCTGCAGGAAGCCCGGCAGCGTGCTGGTCGGGACGAAGATGTTGCTGCCGAAGGTCAGCGGGAACATCACCAGGAAGGCGACGCCCTGCACACCTTGGGCGGTCTTCATGACCAGGCCGAGCCAGACCCAGATCCAGCACATCGACAGCGCGAACAGCAGCACGATCAGCATGCCCAGCAGGCCGTTGCCGACCCCGTTGTCGAAGCGGAAGCCGAGCACGAACCCGCTCGTCATCAGGATCAGGATCGACAGCGAGTATCGGACAGCGTCCCCGAGGACCGCACCGATCAGCGGCGAGATCCGGGCGATCGGCAGGCTGCGGAACCGGTCGAAGACGCCCTTGGCGAAGTCGTCGTTCAGGCCGACCCCGGTGCCCATCGTCGCGAACACCACGGTCTGCACGAGCAACCCGGGCAGCAGCGTCGGCAGGTATCCGCGCCAGCCCCCGCCCCCGGCGATCGCGCCGCCGAAGACGAACAGGAACAGCGCCAGGAAGATGATCGGCTGGAACGTCACGTCGGCCAGGGCTTCCGGGTTCTGCCGGATCCGGACGATGTTGCGCCAGGCCAGCGTCAGGCTCTGCTGCACCCAGGCGAACGGCCGCGACCGGTGGCCCAGGTGGGCAGCTGGTTCAAGTGTTGCGGTGGTCATCGGCCTACTCCTTCCAGTACGGCGTCGGACTTCTTCTCTTCGGCGGTGTGACCGGTCAGGGCGAGGAAGACCTCGTCCAGACTCGGCAGCCGCAGCGACAGTTCGGTGACCGCGATCCCGGCCTCGTCCAGCCGCCGTACGACGACCGGCATCGATGAACCGTCGCTCACCGGGACACTGACGAGGGTGTTCACCACGTCGACGTTCGGACGCGTCCCGGTCGACTCCGCGACGATCGCGGCGACCCGCTCGAGGTGCGCGGGCTCGGCCGGGCGGACGTCCAGCGACTGCTTGCCGGCCTGAGCCTTCAGCTCGGCCGGACGCCCGGAGGCGACAACCGAGCCCTTGTCGAAGACCACGATCGAGTCGGCCAGCGCATCGGCCTCCTCGAGGTACTGCGTGGTGAGCAGGACCGTGGTGCCGTCGAGGACGAGGTTGCGGACCGTCTCCCAGACGCCGTTGCGGGCGTGCGGATCGAGACCGGTGGTGGGCTCGTCGAGGTACAGGATGCTCGGGTTGCCGACCAGGCTCGCGGCCAGGTCGAGCCGGCGGCGCATACCGCCGGAGTAGGTCTTCGCGATCCGCTCACCCGCGTCGGTCAGCTCGAACCGCTCCAGCAGCTGGTCCGCCCTGGCCCGGGACTGCTCCCGCGAGAACCCGAGCAGCCGGCCGATCATGATCAGGTTCCGGCGGCCGGACATGTCCTCGTCGACCGACGCGTACTGTCCGGTCAGCCCGATGATGCTCCGGACCTTGCCGGCGTCCCGTACGACGTCGTACCCGCCGACTGTGGCGTGGCCGGCGTCGGGCCGGAGCAGGGTGCCGAGAATGCGGACCGCGGTCGTCTTGCCGGCGCCGTTCGGGCCGAGGACCCCGAGGACCGTGCCGGTGGGCACGCTCAGATCGACGCCGGCAAGCGCCGTGGTGTTGCCATATTTTTTGACCAGACCGGTTGCCTCGATGGCGACCTGGTTCGTTGTGGTCATCGGTTCCTCCCAGTGAACTTACTTACTGGGACTACCGTGCCCTGCTCGCCTGGCACCGCTCTGGCTTCACCCTGACACCCCGTGCCAGCGCGCTGTCTCAGCCCTTCAGCGGGACGATCTGGTTGGCCAGCAGCGCTTCGTACGCCTCCGGGTTGTAGCGGGCCAGGTGACCGCGCGCCTTACGCCGGTACTTGAGGATCTGCCGCGTGCCGATCGCCCAGAGCACGTACTGGAACGCCAGCGCGAACTTGAAGTCCTCGATCGTCTGCGGCGCCCCACCGGACGAGGTGTCGAGCAGGATGCCCACCATGCCGATACAGAGCAGCGTCGCGATGAACCCGCCGGTGTTGACCATCCCGTTGGCCGCACCGAAGCGGGTCGACGGGTTGAACGTCCGTGCGTAGTCCAGTCCGAGCATCGACCCCGGACCGCCGGCCGCCTGTACGACGATCAGCAGCAGGAGCACCGGCATCGGCGCACGACCCGGCCAGAGCAGTACGACGGTCCACATCAGCACCGAGCCCGCGATCACCGCCAGCACGATCCACGACCGGTAGAACGGGAACCTGGCGGCGTACCGCCCGACCAGCGGGCCGTAACAGAGCCCGGCCAGCACAGGGAGGATCAGCATGGCCGCAGCGGTCGTCGGAGCGACGCCCTGCCCTTGCACGAGGAACGGGTAGCCCCAGAGCAGTCCGAACGTGCTGCCGGAGAAGCTGGTGGTGAAGTGCGTCCACAGGCCCAGCCGGGTCCCCGGCTCCTTCCAGGCGCGACGCAGGTTCTTCTTGACCTCGTGCAGCGGCTGCTTGGCGCGGCGGAGCGGTTCGTCGTACGGCGTGTCCTTGATGAGGAACAGGACCAGTACGCCGGCCACGAGGCTGAGCACGCTCGCACCGGCGAACGTCGGCGTCCAACCGAAGGCGTGGAAGGCAGCAGCCATCGGAACGGTCGACATGATCGCTCCGAGACCACCGAGCATTCCGGTCGCCTGTGACATCACCGGCTGCCGCAGTGCGGGGAACCAGGACATGACCACGCGCAGCACGCTGATGAACACCAGTGCGTCGCCAACACCCAGTACTGCGCGTGCAGCGAGCGCAGCGGGGTACGAGTCGACCAGGCTGAACGCTGACTGCGCTACGAACAGCAGTCCGGACGCGGCGATCAGTAGACGCTTGGAGCCGTACCGGTCGAGCAAGATGCCGACGGGCACCTGCATGGCGGCGTACACAGTGAGCTGTACGACGGTGAAGCTGGCCAGTGCGGATGCGGAGATGTGGAAGCGCTCAGCGGCCTGCAGGCCTGCCACGCTCATGGAGCCGCGGTGCAGCACGGTGACGAGGTACGTCAGGACAGCAGTGGTCCACACCGCCCAGGCTCGCCGACCGCCCAGGGGGAAGAGGAGTTCGGTCACCGAGTGCCCCGCAGATCGTTGGCGGCTTCGGCGATGTGTGCGATGACGAGCTCACGGAACCGCTTGACGCTGTTGCCGCCGAGCGCGTCGATCATCTCCTGGTGCGCGGTGATCGACTTGTCCATCCGGGCCGGCTGCACCTCGATACCGGGCACGCCCATCCGGACCTGGCGGTCACGCAGGCTGTTGTAGAGCTTGGCGAGGATTTCGTTGCCGGCGGCACCGACGATGGCCTCGTGGAAGGCCCGGTCGGCCTCCAGGAAGCTCTTCGCGTCGCCCGCCTTGCGGTGCGCGCGCATCTCGTCCACGCGCTGGCCGAGCCGCTCGATCAGTTGCTTACGCCGCGGCCACACCTTGGCGGCGGCGTGCGTCTCGAGCAGCTCGCGGGCCTCGAGGACGTCCTCGATCTCCTGCGGCAGCACCGGCAGGACGAGGGCGCCCTTCTTCGGGTACAGCTTGACCAGACCGGATTCCTCGAGGCGGAGCAGGGCTTCGCGGACCGGCGTACGGGAGACTCCGACGGCGGTTGCGAGCTCACCCTCCGTCAGCAGTTGGCCGCCCGGGTAGGCGCGATCCAGGATCGCGGCCTTCACGTACGCATACACGCGCTCGGCCGCGGGGATCTTCTCCACCCCCGGCGCTGCCTCGACCACCACCCGGGCGATCTCCGCGGTGTCGTCTCCCAGGATCAATGCATCACTCGCCGGCTCCGGCGCCCCGCTCACCACTGAACTCCCCACCCATACGACTGGTATCTCTGTTGTATCTATCCTACACACACAGCTAATCCACTGGCGGCGCCGGTTATTCCCCAGCTTGTCCACGAGTTATCCACAGGCAGATCCACAGCATGTGGGCAACTGAGCGTGAACTGGTGGACGCTAGGTAGTGACGAATGCAGGGTTTCCCCTGCGTTGTGGATGAAGAACTCCGCCGGTCCGGAAACCGCTCTAGAGTCTCCGGATACGGCCCGGGCCCGTCCCGCCCAGGCCCAGCCATGAGGAGGCAGCGTGTCCCGAACTTCCCGTCCCCGTCGGCTGTCCGCAAGCCTGACCGCGGCCACGCTGGCGCTGACGTCCCTCAGCGCCGCCACGGCGTACGCCGCACCGCTCGACGACCCCACGCCCGGCCCGCTGATGAACTACGTGCTCAACACGAAGGCCTCGCCGGGGCACGTCCGGAAGGTCGAGGACGCGGTCAAGCACGCCGGCGGGACGGTGCTCTCGTCGTACCGGCAGATCGGGGTCGTCGTCGCCCAGTCGACGAACGCGAACTTCAAGGTCGACGTGCGCGCCGGACGCAACGGCCGCGAGGTGCAGTCCGTCGGTGCGACTCGTACCGCGGCAGTCTCCGAAGGCGCTCAGACCGGTTTGAACTCGGTGGACGAGACCGCGGCGACGCCGGTGCTCGACCCGCGCGAGAGCGAGCAGTGGGACATGGTCCAGATCAAGGCGGACCAGGCCCACAACGTCACCGACGGATCGCGACGCGTGCTGGTCGGCATCAACGACAGCGGTGTCGACGACACCCATCCTGACCTCGCACCGAACTTCGATGCGCGCGACTCCGTCAGCTGTGTGAACAACGGCGTACCGGACCAGACGCCGGGCATCTGGCGGCCGACGACCAGCTCGCACGGCACGCACGTCGCGGGCACCGTCGCCGCCGCGCGGAACGGTATCGGCATCGTCGGCGTCGCGCCGGGCGTGCGGATCGCGTCGGTCAAGGTCGTGAACGACGACGGCTTCATCTACCCGGAGTACTCGATCTGCGGGATCGTGTGGGCCGCCGAGCACCACATGGACGTGACGAACCACAGCTACTTCATCGACCCGTTCCAGTTCTGGTGCAAGGACAACGGCGACCAGGGCGCAGTGCAGGAAGCAGTCCGGCGCGCGTACGCGTGGGCCGCTGACCGCGGCACGCTGTCGGTCGCCGCGGCCGGCAACTCGAACTACGACCTGGCCCACAAGACCACCGACACCACCAGCCCGAACGACTCGACCCCGGTCAGCCGGACGATCGACAACAACTGCCTCGACATGCCGACCGAGCTCCCCGGCGTCATCACCGTCGCCAGCACCACGCAGGCCCGCGCCAAGAGCAGCTTCTCGAACTTCGGCCTGAACAAGATCGACGTCGCGGCCCCCGGCAGCTCGATCCTGTCCACGCTGCCCGGCGGCGGCTACGGCCTGATGAGCGGTACGTCGATGGCGTCGCCGCACGTCACCGGTATCGCCGCCCTGCTCAAGTCCACCCACCCGTGGTGGAGCCCGCGCGACCTCGAGCGAGCCCTCCAACGCGAGGCCGACGACACCGCCTGCCCGACCACCCCCGACGCCCGCTGCACCGGCACCACCGCCAACAACGCCTTCTACGGCGAAGGCATCGCCGACGCCCTGGACGCCGTCCACCGCTGAGCCGAGTGGGGGTCCACCGCCCGGGACCCCCACTCACTTCATCAACTGATTGGTCAACCCACCCGGCAGTCAGACGCCGAGTCCGGCGAGTCTTCTCACCGCTGCCAGTCCGTCGAGGGTCCCGGGCCAGTGCTTCTCCAAGGCTTCCGGGCCGGCCCGGCGGGTGACCGACCGCAGCGCGAGGGCGACGATCACCGCATCGTCGGCGTACCCGATCACCGGGATGAAGTCCGGGACGAGGTCGATCGGAAGTGCGAGGTATGCGAGCAGCAGCCAAAGCCTCAGCCGGACCCCGCCAGAGAGTGACTTGTCGCCCGCAAGTCGCCGAAGCATGCGGACCAGATCAGGCAGCAACCGGAGCGCGTCCCTGACGGTCAGCTCGTCCGGCTTCCCGATCCACAGCGCCGCGATCAGCGCGACCCAGAGCAGCAGCACGCCACCGGCGACGCCGATCAGCACGGACCACCAGCTGAGGTTCACATCGCCCAGTCTGCTGCACCCACGACCTGGGCGAACGTCATTGCTGGGTCGGCGTTCCTTGATGGTGGAACATCTGCCAGTGTCCCGGGCCGACTCGACGCCAAAGTGACGTCCTGTTGGACCGCCGCGCACCGTTGTCAGACGTGTACTTGACCATCACCAGCCCGTCCGCCAACCGAGCGCCGCGCATGTCATGGAAGCGAATCGGCTCACCGTCCGGGTCGGTGCTGGCGGCCACGAGCTCCGCCGTACCCTCGAACTCGATCTCGCCGCCCGACGCGCCGAACTCGTGGAAGTCCGGCGCCAGCAACCTCCGCAGGCGAGCCGGATCCGCCCGGCATTCCGGACTCAGTGACTCCTGCTCCGCGGCGATGGCCTCCGCTACCTGCACATCGTCGGAGCCACCGTCAAAACCCTCGGCTGTCATGGCACCCGACGATGACACCGCCGCACTCGATACGCATCCCCATTTCACAACTAGGGGACGCCGTCTCCCAGGCCCCGGAACTGCGGCCGGATTTCCCTTGGCGTCAAGGATCATCCGCCGGTGATCAGCAGCAGTAGGCCGGACACGATGAGGCCGGCCTCGACCAGGATGACGAAAACGGCGACGGGTAGCCGGTCGACGACCTTCTTGCCGCTCCAGGCGCCACCGGCTGCTGCCGGCGCGAGCGCAAGGCCGATCAATCCGGTACGCCAGGTGAGAACCGCCGCAGCGCCGAACACGATCAGCTTCGTGAAATGCATGACAACAGCTGAGGCTGCCTCGGTGCCGATATAAGCGCCGCGTACCAAGCCGCGGGCGAGGAAGAACGGAGCCACCATCGGCCCCACACTGCCAACCAATGCGGAACCGAACCCGGACGCGGCACCGATCGCGGCGAACCCGCGATCGCCGACCCGGGCCGTGTTCGGCCGGAAGCGGCGCCAGATGACCATGGCGAGCAGAAAGGCCCCGACAACCCGGGTCAAAGCCGGCAACGGCGCACTGGTCAGGAGCAGCGCGCCGGCCACCGCCGCGGGTACCGCGCCGATGGCGAAGATCGTGACGAGCCGCCGATCGACCTCGTGGCGGTTGAACCAGACCCGACTGCCGTTGCTGGCCAACTGCGCAACGGTCAGTACGGCCACCGCATCACGTGGACCGAAGACCGCGACGAACACCGGCAACAACAACACCCCGCCACCGAAGCCCGCGACAGCAGACAGGAATGCGGTCCCGAACGATGCAACGATCAGGACCGCATCCAGCCACAGGTGGTGCGACATGACCAGAGCCTTGCAGATACCTGTGCGCCTGGGATGAGACTCCCACCCCGAAGTTCTTCGTCAGCCGCAGCAGCCCGACGACTTGGTGGTGTCGGGCTCGATGACGGTCAGTAGGCCGCCGGCGATGCCCGTGGCCAGTCCTCGGCCTGTGGGAGCGGAGACTGACTGCGGCGCGGGTCCGCAACAGCCGCCGGTCTCGTCGGCGCTGCCGCCGTAGGCGAGATTGGAGGAGCAGACGCCGGTTTCGGGGAGATCGAGTTGTACGTCTCGCGCGGCTTCCCAGTCCCCCGCGAGCGCGGCGACAACGGACCGAGCCTGTTCGTAGCCGGTGGCGAGCAGGAAGGTCGGCGCGCGGCCGTACGACTTCGCACCGACTGCGTAGTAGCCGGGCTCGGGATGCGTGAGTTCGTCGACGCCGTGCGGCGGGACCGTCCCGCAGGAGTGTTTGTTCGGGTCGATCAGCGGCGCGAGCGCGCGGGTCGATCCCATGATCGGGTCCAGGTCCAGACGCAGTTCTGAGACCATCTTGTGGTCCGGCCGGAAGCCGGTGGAGTTCACGACCGTGTCCGCGACGACGGTCCGTTCGCCGGACGTGAGTTCCACGCGGCCGTCGGCGGTACGGGCGACTCCCTCGATACGGAACGAGCTGACCAGCTCGACGTGGCCCGACTGCACCAGCTTCTTCAACCGGCTGCCCAGTGCGCCGCGGGCGGGCAGCTCGTCGGCCTCGCCACCGCCGTACGTGCGGGCCTGGTCGGTCCCCCGCACTACCCAGACGATCTCGGTCCCGGGAACCTCGTCCGCCAACTGGCCGAGGTCGAGCAGCGTCGTCGCAGCGGAGTGGCCCGCGCCGACGACCGCCGTACGACGACCTGCGTAGCGGTCCCGATCTGCTCCGAGTACGTCGGGCAGCGCGTGGGCGATCCCGTCGGCTCGAGCCTCACCCCGCGCTGGGATGCCCGAACCGCCGAGGACGTTCGGCTCGCGCCAGGTGCCGGCCGCGTCGATCACCGCCGACGCCAGCAGCTCGGCACCGTCCGCCAGCCGGATCAGGAACGGCGCCGCCTCGCGACCCGCCGTACGGATGCGGTCGAAGCCGACCCGAGTCACCGCGACCACCTCGGCGTTGTACCGAATGCGGTCGTTCAGCTGCGGAGTCTTGGTGAGCGGCTCGAGATACGCGTCGATCAGGTCGCCGCCGGTCGGGAGGGTCCCCAGGTCCGGTTCGGTCCAGCCGATGCCCTCGAGCAGCCGCCGCGCCGCGGAGTCGATGTCGTAGCGCCACGGGCTGAACAGCTTCACGTGCCGCCATTCCTCGATCGCCGCGGCGACACTCGGACCCGATTCGAGTACGGCGAAGTCCAGGCCGCGCTCCGCGAGATGCGCCGCTGCCGCAAGACCGACCGGGCCTGCACCGATGACGACGACCGGCGCTGCTGTCTGCTCGCCCACGATCCCAACTCCTATCTAGAAGATCATCGAAACAGCACTCAGCTTGCCCCCTGATTCGACAAGAGTCAAGATAGATCCATGTCGAAACAAGAGATCGAGCTGACCCCACGCGCCACCGGCGGTTGCTGTGTCCCGATCTCCGACGCCGCGCTCGACCCGGCCGGCGCCGTCGAAGGCGCGGCGGTTTTCAAAGCGCTCGCCGACCCGATCCGGTTGCGACTGTTCTCGATCATCGCCTCGGCCGGCGACGAGATCTGCGTCTGCGACCTCACCCCGCAGTTCGACGTCAGCGGCCCGACAATCTCCCATCACCTCAAGGTCCTGCGCGAGGCCGGCCTGGTCGACTGCGAGCGACGCGGCACCTGGGTCTACTACTGGCCCGTTCCCGAGAAGCAGCGCTGGATCGCCGGTCTGCTCGCAGTCCCGGAAGTGACCCCGACGCACTGACCTTCCACGTTTGACTCCACGAGATAGCTCAGTGACTATTGAGTCAATGAACACTGAGCGATTCTCGTTGGCGGAGCGGGCGCGCATCCACGCGGCCCTCGGCGACTCCGCGCGGCTCGCGATCGTGGACACCTTGATCGCGGGTGACGTCGCGCCCGGTGAGCTGGGCGCGGCCCTGGAGCTGCCGACGAACCTGGTGGCCCATCACCTCAAGGTCCTGGAGGACGCCGGGCTCGTCGTACGGACGCGGTCCGAGGGCGATCGTCGTCGTACATATGTGCGGCTACAGTCCGAGGCATTGGCGGCGGTGGCCACACCTGCAGCGCTCGCCGCCGAGCGAGTGGTGTTCGTCTGCACGCAGAACTCGGCACGCTCCCAACTCGCCGCAGGGATCTGGTCGCGCCGCAGTCATGTGCCCGCGATCTCGGCCGGCACCGAACCGGCCGAGCGTGTGCATCCCCGGGCGCTGAAGACTGCGCGCCGGCACGGTCTCGACCCGTCCGGATGGCGTACCGCGGCCTTGGGCGACGTCGTACGCCGTGACGACCTGCTCATCGCGGTCTGTGACAATGCCCACGAACACCTCCCCACCGGGCAGGTGCCCCGGCTGCACTGGTCGATCCCCGACCCGGCGCCGGCCGACACGGACGCGGCCTTCGAGGCCGCCTATGCCGAACTCGCCGACCGCATCGACCGATTGGCCCCCGCCCTGACGCCCGACGGAATCACCGGGAGCAAGCAATGACCGAACTCGCCGCGCCGGTGAGCCGCGCATGAGCCTGTGGCGCAAAGCGCTGGCAGAAGGGCTCGGGACCGGTCTGCTGGTCACGGTGGTGGTCGGCTCGGGCATCGCGGCAGCGTCACTCTCACCGGGCGACGCCGGTCTGCGACTGCTGGAGAACTCGTTCGCGACCGCGCTAGGGCTCGCCGTCCTGATCGTTGCCCTCGGCCCCGTTTCCGGCGCGCACTTCAACCCCGTCGTCTCGGTCGTCGATTGGTGGTTCGGCCGCCGCACCGGCCGCGGGCTCTCCGCCCGCGCCCTCGCTGCCTATCTGCCTGCCCAGGTCGGCGGGGGTATCGCGGGGGCCGTTCTCGCCAATCTGATGTACGGCGAACCTGCCGTGACCTGGTCGACCACGCATCGGTCGGGCGGCCACCTCTACCTCGGCGAGACCGTTGCCACGGCGGGGCTGATCCTGCTGATCTTCGCGCTCGCCTGGAGCGGCCGTGCTGCGATCGCACCGCTGGCGGTCGGCGCGTATATCGGGGCGGCGTACTGGTTCACGTCGTCGACCTCGTTCGCCAACCCGGCGGTCACTATCGGGCGGGCCTTCAGCGACACCTTCGCCGGGATCGCTCCCAGTTCCGTCCCCGGCTTCATCGCTTTTCAGATCTTGGGCGGCATCGTCGGGGCCGGCGCGGTCGCGATCCTTTATCCGCAAGCCGACGTTGTTACCCCTCGTACCGAAACCACAGCGGGAGTGTCTTCGTGAGTAGACCCAGTGTCTTGTTTGTTTGCGTTCACAACGCGGGGCGTTCGCAGATGGCCGCGGGGTGGCTACGGCACCTTGCCGGCGACGCGATCGTCGTGCGGTCTGCAGGTTCTGAGCCTGCTGATCAGATCAACCCGGTCGCCGTGCAGGCGATGCAGGAGGTCGGCATCGACATCACTGGCACGACACCGCAGCTGTTATCGACCGAGGCTGTGCAGGACAGCGACGTGGTCGTGACGATGGGCTGCGGGGACGCATGTCCGTTCTTCCCCGGCAAGCGCTACGAGGACTGGAAACTCACCGATCCCGCCGGCCAACCGATCGAGGTCGTTCGCGAAGTGCGGGACGAGATCCGCGCCCACGTCGAAAAGCTCATCACGGAACTCAAGGCGAGCTGACCTTCACTAAGACGATCTGCGGCCGGGAAAAGACAGCCCACAATCCG carries:
- a CDS encoding FAD-dependent oxidoreductase; the encoded protein is MGEQTAAPVVVIGAGPVGLAAAAHLAERGLDFAVLESGPSVAAAIEEWRHVKLFSPWRYDIDSAARRLLEGIGWTEPDLGTLPTGGDLIDAYLEPLTKTPQLNDRIRYNAEVVAVTRVGFDRIRTAGREAAPFLIRLADGAELLASAVIDAAGTWREPNVLGGSGIPARGEARADGIAHALPDVLGADRDRYAGRRTAVVGAGHSAATTLLDLGQLADEVPGTEIVWVVRGTDQARTYGGGEADELPARGALGSRLKKLVQSGHVELVSSFRIEGVARTADGRVELTSGERTVVADTVVNSTGFRPDHKMVSELRLDLDPIMGSTRALAPLIDPNKHSCGTVPPHGVDELTHPEPGYYAVGAKSYGRAPTFLLATGYEQARSVVAALAGDWEAARDVQLDLPETGVCSSNLAYGGSADETGGCCGPAPQSVSAPTGRGLATGIAGGLLTVIEPDTTKSSGCCG
- a CDS encoding ArsR/SmtB family transcription factor; translation: MSKQEIELTPRATGGCCVPISDAALDPAGAVEGAAVFKALADPIRLRLFSIIASAGDEICVCDLTPQFDVSGPTISHHLKVLREAGLVDCERRGTWVYYWPVPEKQRWIAGLLAVPEVTPTH
- a CDS encoding helix-turn-helix domain-containing protein, which produces MNTERFSLAERARIHAALGDSARLAIVDTLIAGDVAPGELGAALELPTNLVAHHLKVLEDAGLVVRTRSEGDRRRTYVRLQSEALAAVATPAALAAERVVFVCTQNSARSQLAAGIWSRRSHVPAISAGTEPAERVHPRALKTARRHGLDPSGWRTAALGDVVRRDDLLIAVCDNAHEHLPTGQVPRLHWSIPDPAPADTDAAFEAAYAELADRIDRLAPALTPDGITGSKQ
- a CDS encoding aquaporin, whose product is MSLWRKALAEGLGTGLLVTVVVGSGIAAASLSPGDAGLRLLENSFATALGLAVLIVALGPVSGAHFNPVVSVVDWWFGRRTGRGLSARALAAYLPAQVGGGIAGAVLANLMYGEPAVTWSTTHRSGGHLYLGETVATAGLILLIFALAWSGRAAIAPLAVGAYIGAAYWFTSSTSFANPAVTIGRAFSDTFAGIAPSSVPGFIAFQILGGIVGAGAVAILYPQADVVTPRTETTAGVSS
- a CDS encoding arsenate reductase ArsC, with protein sequence MSRPSVLFVCVHNAGRSQMAAGWLRHLAGDAIVVRSAGSEPADQINPVAVQAMQEVGIDITGTTPQLLSTEAVQDSDVVVTMGCGDACPFFPGKRYEDWKLTDPAGQPIEVVREVRDEIRAHVEKLITELKAS